One Glycine max cultivar Williams 82 chromosome 6, Glycine_max_v4.0, whole genome shotgun sequence DNA segment encodes these proteins:
- the LOC100780299 gene encoding pentatricopeptide repeat-containing protein At5g66520 yields the protein MIVKKGFLTTVAQKCNTLTQLKQLHAHILRCRINDTPYALAPLLSVLATSNDASFFSYARSIFRHLTNRNTFMHNTMIRGYLQCRSPLHAVSCYLSMLQNGVAVNNYTFPPLIKACIALLPSSPSNIVGRLVHGHVVKFGLRNDPYVVSAFIEFYSVSREVDTARVLFDETSYKDVVLGTAMVDGYGKMGNVKSAREVFDKMPERNAVSWSAMMAAYSRVSDFKEVLALFTEMQNEGTEPNESILVTVLTACAHLGALTQGLWVHSYARRFHLESNPILATALVDMYSKCGCVESALSVFDCIVDKDAGAWNAMISGEALNGDAGKSLQLFRQMAASRTKPNETTFVAVLTACTHAKMVQQGLWLFEEMSSVYGVVPRMEHYACVIDLLSRAGMVEEAEKFMEEKMGGLTAGDANVWGALLNACRIHKNIHVGNRVWKKLVDMGVTDCGTHVLTYNIYREAGWDVEANKVRSRIEEVGMKKKPGCSIIEVDNEVEEFLAGDHSHPQAQEMCKLLDSILKMGTLEHF from the coding sequence ATGATCGTTAAGAAGGGCTTCCTCACCACCGTGGCGCAAAAATGCAACACCCTAACCCAACTCAAGCAGCTCCACGCCCACATCCTCCGATGCCGCATCAACGACACGCCTTACGCCCTCGCCCCGCTTCTCTCCGTCCTAGCCACCTCCAACGACGCGTCGTTCTTCTCCTACGCTCGCTCCATCTTCCGCCACCTCACTAACCGCAACACCTTCATGCACAACACCATGATCCGCGGCTACCTCCAATGCCGGTCACCCCTCCACGCCGTGTCCTGCTACTTGTCCATGCTCCAAAACGGCGTTGCCGTTAACAACTACACGTTCCCACCTTTAATCAAAGCCTGCATTGcgcttcttccttcttctccttcgAACATTGTTGGTCGTTTGGTGCACGGTCATGTCGTTAAGTTCGGTCTCCGCAACGACCCTTACGTGGTGAGCGCGTTTATTGAGTTTTACTCCGTTTCTCGCGAGGTGGACACCGCGAGAGTGTTGTTTGATGAAACGTCATATAAAGATGTGGTTTTGGGAACTGCGATGGTTGACGGTTATGGCAAAATGGGGAATGTGAAGAGTGCAAGAGAGGTGTTTGATAAAATGCCTGAGAGAAACGCTGTGTCGTGGAGTGCCATGATGGCGGCATATTCTCGTGTCAGTGACTTCAAGGAAGTGCTGGCTTTGTTTACAGAGATGCAGAACGAGGGAACTGAGCCAAACGAGTCTATACTCGTTACGGTACTTACTGCGTGTGCGCACCTTGGCGCACTCACGCAGGGACTGTGGGTGCATTCCTATGCAAGACGATTCCATCTTGAGTCGAATCCGATTCTGGCCACGGCTTTGGTGGACATGTATTCGAAATGTGGATGTGTGGAATCTGCTTTATCTGTTTTTGATTGCATTGTCGACAAGGACGCTGGCGCGTGGAATGCTATGATTTCAGGCGAGGCATTGAATGGCGATGCAGGGAAATCGTTGCAGTTGTTTCGCCAAATGGCTGCTTCCAGGACCAAGCCGAACGAGACTACGTTTGTGGCTGTCCTCACTGCTTGTACTCATGCAAAGATGGTTCAGCAGGGCCTTTGGTTGTTTGAAGAAATGAGTAGCGTGTATGGAGTTGTGCCACGAATGGAGCATTATGCATGTGTTATTGACCTTTTGTCGAGAGCTGGGATGGTGGAGGAGGCTGAGAAATTTATGGAGGAGAAGATGGGTGGACTCACAGCTGGTGATGCTAACGTGTGGGGTGCTCTTCTGAATGCGTGTAGAATACATAAGAATATTCATGTTGGGAATAGGGTGTGGAAAAAGCTGGTTGATATGGGGGTCACTGACTGTGGTACTCATGTTCTTACTTACAATATATATAGAGAAGCTGGGTGGGATGTGGAGGCAAACAAAGTTAGGAGTAGGATTGAAGAAGTAGGGATGAAAAAGAAGCCCGGATGCAGCATAATAGAGGTGGATAATGAAGTTGAAGAGTTTCTTGCAGGCGATCATTCTCATCCACAAGCACAGGAAATGTGCAAATTGCTCGATTCCATTCTCAAGATGGGGACTTTAGAGCACTTCTGA
- the LOC100780840 gene encoding beta-glucuronosyltransferase GlcAT14B encodes MMEPSKHHQRHQNKTKKKWFLPLILSLLISTFLILLSVIVSSNSPSQRWHHHHRAPVPKEVVPRFVESKLKISPTSTHLVPRIAYLISGSMGDGESLKRTLKALYHPLNHYAVHLDLEASSKERLDLANFVRNEPLFEKFGNVRTVVKANLVTYRGPTMVTNTLHAAAILLNEAQDWDWFINLSASDYPLVTQDDLLHTLSSIPRHLNFIEHTSDIGWKEYHRAKPVIIDPGLYSVNKSNVFWVSEKRNVPTAYKLFTGSAWMMLSRPFIEYCIWGWDNLPRIVLMYYANFLSSPEGYFHTVICNADEFRNTTVNHDLHFISWDNPPKQHPHFLTVDDYQKMVDSNAPFARKFGRNEPVLDKIDTELLGQNAVGYVPGRWFSQANSSITNKYSGIRNITDLRPGPGAERLGRLINGLLSAENFHANQCS; translated from the exons ATGATGGAGCCCAGCAAACACCACCAACGCCACCAGAACAAGACCAAGAAAAAGTGGTTCCTCCCACTAATCCTCTCCCTCCTCATATCCACCTTCCTCATCCTCCTCTCCGTCATCGTTTCCTCCAACTCACCCTCCCAGCGGTGGCACCACCATCACCGAGCCCCAGTCCCAAAGGAAGTGGTGCCCCGTTTCGTCGAGTCCAAGCTGAAGATAAGTCCCACATCGACCCACTTGGTTCCGAGAATCGCGTATTTAATCTCGGGCTCAATGGGAGACGGTGAAAGTCTCAAAAGGACGCTGAAGGCTTTGTACCATCCTTTAAACCACTACGCAGTGCACTTGGACCTCGAGGCCTCTTCCAAGGAGAGGTTGGACCTCGCCAATTTCGTTAGGAACGAGCCTCTCTTTGAGAAGTTCGGGAATGTTAGAACGGTGGTTAAGGCTAACTTGGTAACTTATAGAGGCCCCACTATGGTGACTAATACCCTTCACGCTGCGGCCATTTTGTTGAACGAAGCTCAGGATTGGGATTGGTTCATTAATTTGAGTGCTTCTGATTATCCTTTGGTAACCCAAGATG ATCTGCTGCATACGCTTTCTTCTATTCCCAGACACCTGAATTTCATTGAACACACCAGTGATATTGGTTGGAAGGA GTATCACAGGGCCAAGCCAGTTATAATTGATCCAGGCCTTTATAGCGTGAATAAATCTAATGTATTTTGGGTATCGGAGAAAAGAAATGTACCCACAGCTTATAAATTGTTTACAG GTTCTGCCTGGATGATGCTCTCTCGCCCATTTATTGAATACTGTATATGGGGGTGGGACAACTTACCTAGAATAGTCTTGATGTATTATGCCAACTTTCTGTCTTCCCCGGAAGGGTATTTTCACACAGTCATCTGCAATGCTGACGAGTTTCGAAACACTACCGTTAATCACGACCTCCACTTCATATCATGGGACAACCCTCCAAAACAACACCCGCATTTTCTTACAGTTGATGACTACCAGAAAATGGTGGACAGCAATGCTCCTTTTGCTAGGAAATTTGGCAGGAACGAACCAGTCTTGGATAAGATTGATACTGAACTCTTGGGACAAAATGCAGTTGGTTATGTTCCTGGCAGGTGGTTCAGTCAAGCAAATTCAAGCATCACTAATAAGTATTCTGGCATAAGAAATATCACTGACCTAAGGCCTGGCCCTGGAGCTGAAAGGCTTGGACGCCTTATCAATGGTTTATTATCAGCAGAAAATTTTCACGCAAATCAGTGTTCTTGA